One region of Niallia sp. Man26 genomic DNA includes:
- a CDS encoding fumarylacetoacetate hydrolase family protein, with product MKFATVLLQGRQVVAVLNEKNKTIIPLNDAEEQRTGSRPFPDDLIQCIEMGNDFIDKAREATNWANENSSNLVELDEVKLLAPIPTPRKNIFCVGKNYEEHAIEMGSKDDIPEHVMVFTKAPTTVIGPDETVPDHSDVSEQLDYEGELCVVIGKKGKAIPQDKALEYVFGYTILNDITARDLQARHKQFFIGKSLDGSGPLGPVIVEKSAISNPNKLNISTKINGEVRQNSNTAHFIFPIEEVISVLSKGMTLEPGDLIATGTPAGVGKGFKPPRFLKAGDTIEIEVEGIGVLRNTVG from the coding sequence ATGAAGTTTGCGACAGTATTACTGCAAGGCAGACAAGTTGTTGCGGTTTTAAATGAGAAGAATAAAACGATAATTCCGCTTAATGATGCAGAAGAACAGAGAACAGGCAGCCGTCCTTTTCCAGATGACTTGATTCAATGTATAGAGATGGGAAATGACTTTATTGATAAAGCAAGAGAGGCGACTAATTGGGCCAATGAGAACAGCAGCAATTTAGTTGAATTGGATGAAGTGAAGCTCCTTGCACCAATACCAACACCAAGGAAAAATATATTTTGTGTAGGGAAGAATTATGAGGAGCATGCAATTGAGATGGGGAGTAAGGATGATATACCTGAGCATGTGATGGTGTTTACGAAAGCCCCGACTACTGTAATCGGACCAGATGAAACAGTTCCTGACCATTCAGATGTATCAGAGCAACTGGACTATGAAGGAGAGCTTTGCGTAGTCATCGGTAAAAAGGGTAAGGCGATTCCACAGGATAAGGCGTTGGAGTACGTGTTTGGCTATACGATTCTTAATGATATTACCGCAAGGGATTTGCAGGCAAGGCATAAGCAGTTTTTCATCGGAAAAAGCTTGGATGGCAGTGGACCGCTTGGACCAGTAATTGTGGAGAAATCAGCTATTTCAAATCCAAACAAACTGAATATCTCGACTAAAATCAATGGAGAAGTCAGACAAAATTCCAATACAGCTCACTTTATCTTTCCTATAGAAGAAGTGATTAGTGTTTTATCAAAAGGCATGACGCTTGAGCCAGGAGATTTGATTGCAACTGGAACACCAGCTGGAGTCGGCAAAGGCTTCAAACCGCCGCGATTTTTGAAAGCTGGCGATACGATAGAAATAGAAGTAGAAGGAATCGGTGTCCTGCGCAACACGGTTGGAT